The genomic stretch GGCGGTGCGGCTGTTTTGGTTACCACCTCTGAACTGCCTCTTTTAGGAATATAACCTTCTCTGACGATTTTGCTCCCAGGGGTCTCTTCCCTTAAAGAAATAGAAGATTTGCTCGACTCCTTAATGCCAAGAGTCCCTTGAACTGGTATAACCAGAGTATCTTCCAGGTTATCGGAATTTGAAACTTCTTCCTCAACTTCAAAAATAGGCATAGTTGTCTCTGACGGTCCTATTTTTTCCTCTAGATAGCCTCCCTTTGCAATTTGTCTTGTGGTTACTGCTTCGTCAGGAAACGCATGCCCCTTTTCTGTACTGAGAGACTCTCGAACTTCAGGGGTAGCCTCAGGAACAAAATTCTTCTGCCCAACAAAAGTCTTGTCTTGTAAGAATTTTGATTCATTTACTTTTTTAGCCGACTTACTGATTTTCAAAGTCTCCTTCAATTCCATCAATTTACCAGGTTCTCTTTTAGGACGTTGCTTAGTAAAAGCCAAAAGACTTTCTGGTTTGGGCTTGTGCCTCTTTATCTGTTTTATCCTGCCGGAAATACGTTCAATTTCTGCTTTGGTCAAATAAGCCACCTCAGTAATTTTGAGTTGCGCCTCTTCCCGGAGAGAAGCCCTCTGCCCAAGGGTAAAAAGAGTGGCTAAGAGCAAAATGTGAATCAAACAAGAAGTAAAAAATGAGTTTATTATCTCTTTGTTCATTGGTAAAATCCTGAATTCAAAACATCTGGAGTCCCCTGATTCATCGGAGCGTTCAATAAACGCAACCTAAAGGTTGCGACTACCAAAAACATAATAATAACCAAGAAAAATAGAGTTGACCCCATTTTTATACAATCCAATCGCGAAACAAGTTTCGCTACTCCAGATCAACCTCTGTTTTTTGTACTGTGGCAATGGCAATCCGTCCTGCTCCAGACTCCTTGGCAATTTCCAGGACGGTTTCCACCTGGCCATAGGAAATATTCTTATCTGCTTTTATTACCATTAGATTATAAGGGTCGATTTTGAATCTCTGTGACAAAAAAGGCTTCAGTTTCTCTAAGGAAATCAGTTTTTCATCCACGGAAATCCGGCCGTCTCTGGATAAGGTAATGGTAATTTTTTGTTCCTCTCCCATTTCAGAAGTGGAAGCTCTGGGAAGGTCGACCTTTATTCTGGACTGACCGAGGAAAGGCGATATGAGGAGCAAAATAAGAAGCACGATCAAAGCTAAGCTGATAGCTG from bacterium encodes the following:
- a CDS encoding biopolymer transporter ExbD; the encoded protein is MKLKTEIDLMPAISLALIVLLILLLISPFLGQSRIKVDLPRASTSEMGEEQKITITLSRDGRISVDEKLISLEKLKPFLSQRFKIDPYNLMVIKADKNISYGQVETVLEIAKESGAGRIAIATVQKTEVDLE